Genomic segment of Arachis stenosperma cultivar V10309 chromosome 4, arast.V10309.gnm1.PFL2, whole genome shotgun sequence:
ACGTTCCTCCTATCTTACCGTTACTCTCATCCAGCTTTTAAAATGTTACTTAATTGTCCCTGAAACAATCCACAATCTAGCATAATCAAACAACCAAACATACCACACCTGCCaaataaactaaaaactaaaaaataagcAGCGGAAGTCCTCAATATCTTTTTTGTATAAAACACACCCGCTATCCAACTGATCAATAACGCCTAGCCTTGGTAATCTTTCCTGATGTTATTCCCCCAATTGATGTCAGTATCACAAATGagttattaattatttgttatcccctgattatattttttaagtcagtcatttaattttctattattatttcaCTTTCATACTTATAAAGTTTAATAGTAATAAGGTTGAAACTTGAAATACATGTGGAGGGGAAAAAAGAAGACCTCTTCCTCCATGAGTTTATACTTTATAGTCATCACAAATGGAGACaagaatagaagaaagaggaaagCACAGCTATAAGCAAAGTCATCATAtaggaaaaattaaaaatgggATATTGATAACTAATTGACATAATTAACAACTGATTGTGACAAATCAGCCACTATTATTGACCTTAAATCAAAAcagaacaaaacaaaacaaaggcACCTACACTTGCACCAAGAGCGAGTTAAGCATTGTCTCTAATTCCACCCACAAAAGATATGGTATTAAGATTTTCTTTTTCCCCAGTATTACTCACTTTATTTTTAACCAATATGATTGTAGCTTCTTAAATTTTACAACTAGAAAATGACCAAGCTTTTTCTACCATATTTTGTTGGTGTCTGgacaaaattaaacaagaaTCAAAAGACGATAAGAGAAAGAAAGCTAAAAAGCTTTAGTAATGTCTCTTTAGAAGAGATGGTCTAACGTCTCCCCGGTCTCTAGTCTCTAACCACACCAGATAATCTCTGCTATCCTTGCACCAGCTTTGGCGAGCCAATCAGCAGCGTTGTTAGCGTCACGGCGatcatgctttttttttttggtcaagtgGATTGGACAGCCCCCAATCCTAGGCATTACACCCATGCATTACACACTCACACAACCCACTCACACACACTACATGGGAATACACACAAATGGTTCAATATTTCTCCACGAAAATTTGAACCAAGTGCAGCTCAATGGGAGGCAATCAAATTTGCCATCTGACCCAGGCCTCGGCTGCGGCGATCATGCTTAATAAGATCGAATTGAACATTCCAATGTCGAACTACCATATGTTAGTATATAGATTTCGAGAAAAATTATCTTCAATTTCAAATACTTGAAATGCAGAGTTCGAGAAAAGGTCACATCTAAAGGGTGGAATATATATAACCTAACCTCATAATTAAATCAGTAACTGTTTTCACAACTTGAACCTATGACCTTAAAAGCACACGGAAACAACTCAATCGTTGCTTCAAGATTTGTTTTTTGGAGGAAGCGTAAAGATTTTCATTAAATTTGTAAAGAACATATGCTTTAttgttcttttgattttttttattataaaaacaACAATCTTCCTTTTACCCTTATTCGTTATGTGTCTTTGACATTTGAACCATTATGAAGAGCAACAAAATTGTGAGAACAAGAGGGTACCAAAATGAAGAGAGAAAGATTATGATCAAGGAACTGAAATTTGCaaaggaaggagaagaggaATAAAGAATTTTCTGCACATTTCCAATGTCTGGTAATCGTACACAACGAATAACAATATATATCCTACAGACAGTTCCCCAATTTAATGGATCCGTAACaaagccatcatcatcatcatctcgAGAACTAATTCTAGAATTTTCCACCATCATCATGATTATCAAATCACGAAACAGGTGAAGGGTAAAAATTTGtactaacaaaaattaagaaactaaaaaaaatgaagGGGAAAAAGGCTAACACTAATTGGGTTGGAGGAGGGCTCACAAATTAACTGTCCTAATAGCACTTCTTTTGTTTTCAACACCAACTATTTGATGAAACCAGCCTCTGACCTTTTTTCCTTTAATCTTCTCCAGCATTCAGTTTATTCTGCAATTTTCAACTATGGGATCTTTTGCTACATATAATCCCATAGAAGACCAATAATAGTATCCTTTCACCAACAAAAAATAGAGGACGCATGTCTATGTCACAAGTTCACAACTCAAAGGACTCGAAACTGATTCAAAGGCCAATGCAGCAGGGATGGAAATTTGTATCTGCAAAAATGGTAGGGGGTGGTGGCAGCAATCCCACCCAAAATAATGTTTTTGATAGGTTTTGCTCTCTTAGCCAAATGTTTCTATTTTGTCTTCTCAAAACTCTATCTTGAAGAAAATCTCAAGCTGCAAAAAGTTTCGATGAAACCTGTATTACTTGCCCCATTCATATTTCACTTTTGTACACAAACCGTATTGCTCCTTATCGATGAATTACGATTCCAGGATATGACAGTTCCTAACAAAATCATTTGAATAATTGACATACTTGGTCCAGAACGGCCTTAGATGTTCAAAGCCAATTTGTAACCATGGTTTTGACTGGCCATTATAGTGAATGACAGCAGCCTTTTTAACATGCTCAACATTGGTATTGTTCTGATAACCCAAGCCTAGCATGTGCCAAGACGGATCAATCGGGTGAACATGACCTTTAAATGCGATCAAAGCAGGGGGCAGTGTTCCAAGCTTCCACATTGTCAGGTTTGACTTCAGATTCTGTCAGAGGGAAACTTTTAATAATATCTTACTtggaaaaatagaaaatttgaaGACCAAAAGAACCATCGAAACCATTACCAATATGCCACACTTCTCAAACTATTTTGCATAAGTACTTCCCCTATTTGGCAGCAAcgcatttttaaaattttagtttttcaCATTCACTCTGCGTTGGCTTGAGCCTATCCACCTTAACGTGGAAAAAATGCCACACTGAACATTAAGGTAGAATCTTGGTAAATGTTTGAGAAGGGTTGCATGTTGGCACATAGTTTTGATCAGTGATGTGAAGgcaaaaaagccaaataaggaaaaAGGTCATCGATGTTCTAACTTATCAATTTAGACACAATGTTTAAGCCACTCGATTTCATGCCACACAGCATTAATTTAAAATGCACAAATTTAGTATGACTTTTAAActaatgaaaagaaattaatcTTGGATAAACTGAGGTTGTATTAGCTAGAGGAATATGGATTTCTACCTCTCGCAGCCAAGAATGATATGTCTCTCTTATATTTGTCTTTCTCCATGCACGCAAATCAAAGATATTCATCCCATAAGCCCATGCACACTCATCAGGATCCAAATTCTTCGCAATGAGGGGATGGGAAAAATTGAAGTAGTTTCTGAAATGCTTAGACATTACCCACTCATCATCACCTCTGCAAGTTTCCACAGCTCCGTTAACTTTTCCCTGTAAGTCAATTTCCCAAAGTGGAGACAAGTCACGCTGAATCACCACATCATCATCCAAAAAGACCACCTTATCGAGGTTTGGGAAAAGCTGATTGACACACAAACATAATCAGCACAAGTctattgaaaaacaatttatgtttttgaaagaaaatagaCAAGAATAAGAACGTTTTCTCAATCTTCAAATGTTTTGAGTAAAAATTGGCAATCTTTAGCTGTAAATGCTGATGAAAGCAATGTAAATGCTTCACAAGTCCAATTAACAATTACTACTTGCCAAGCAATACTAGCAGGTATGAGTGGGAACAGTCCACATCCCTCCACAGTTTCAAGGTTTATGTTCTTACTATATCATCTAGAAATTCCCACAAACTTGTTTGGGTAGGAATGTAGGATAGACCAACATTTCACTTCAAATTATTCtacatcatttttatttttcagttgATGGTTTCAATGCTTACTTCATGCACTTAATTTGCGTAAAAAAGTGGCATTCTGTCCCCAGAAGCACTTTTCCCACAACTAATGCAGTTCATCAATATTACATTCTCATAAACTGACTATGcagaattttaaatataaatattcaaTTGGGAGTGATCAAGCATACAATCATTTCTATAGTCAATTTATCACTTCTTTATCTTTCATtctcataaaatatatattatattctaCATAAAAACTTTACATAAAAAGTTGAAAGTTTCCTGAACAATTAGAAGGATAGATAGCaagatagaaaaagaaaagaaaaaggggatAATTGTTCAATACAACTTACCTCTGGTAAGTATATACGCAGATGGTTGAGCAAAGATATGTATTTTGGACTTCTAGCCTGCAGTTTAGATGCAAATTTACGCGGATTGGTGTCACTGAGATTCGCTCCAGCAACATGGTTCCCATGATAGTAATTCCTGATCCCATTTTGATTTTCTACAGCTTCGAGTACTGGAATGTTTTCTCTAGTCAACCACTCGAATTGGTGAACGCCTTTGACTTCGACTATAGCAGGGTTGGCAGGATTTAGTGCAAACCATGAGTGCATACCCGCATAAGTTTTCTTATCAGTAATCACATGGAAGACTATCTTCTCGGGATTCAGAGACGACTGTACAGTAGAAGTGACAACTACTGAAGCAGCCAAGATGTTATCAGTTGACAGAATAAAATGGTGGTAAGAGTTGTCGGACAATAAAGGAAGCAACTCTGGGGGAGGCAGTTGCTTGCGTGCATGGGCATTTGATGAATATTCATCAGTCAAACGCAAAGAGAGACAATGGATCCCTTTAGGGATAGAACTTGCTGCAAAATGCTTATTCATTAGCTCTGCAAATTTAGACTCTCTGATTTCTCTCTCAAATTTCTCCATCTGTCTCAAAAAGCATTACATTGTAACGAAAAATCAATATAACTGTCATTTATTATAAATTTCAGCATAAGGACTGTGATATTTAGCAATTTAAGATAAACAAATGTGACTGAGCTATTTGAGATAAATTAAAGATGCAGAGATCCCCAGCAAAAATCACACACCAATATTGGATATGCGCATATAGTTTTTTGAACTCCTGATAGAGATGCATAAATGAATATCATTCATGTGTAGTTAAGGTTGCAAAATGACATCATTACAAAACAGTAATGATAAATTAGCTCAACAAATTTTTGCCAACtgcatataaataaatatttaggAGCACCATCACATGTTAGAAAAAGAATGGAGAAAAATCccaattattattataatataaagtATAAACCTAAATATGAAAACAGCACGTCGTTGAATTTTAACTTCTTCATAATTAAATGACAGGaagtctaattttttttgtctttttcaaG
This window contains:
- the LOC130974173 gene encoding probable galacturonosyltransferase 14 isoform X1, producing MQLHFSPSMRSLTISSSNGFSALMKIKVAARHISYRTLFHTILILAFLLPFVFILTALVTLEGVNKCSSFDCLGRRLGPRLLGRVDDSGRLVRDFYKILNEVKTEEIPPDLNLPDSFDQLVADMKNNQYDANTFAFMLRGMMEKFEREIRESKFAELMNKHFAASSIPKGIHCLSLRLTDEYSSNAHARKQLPPPELLPLLSDNSYHHFILSTDNILAASVVVTSTVQSSLNPEKIVFHVITDKKTYAGMHSWFALNPANPAIVEVKGVHQFEWLTRENIPVLEAVENQNGIRNYYHGNHVAGANLSDTNPRKFASKLQARSPKYISLLNHLRIYLPELFPNLDKVVFLDDDVVIQRDLSPLWEIDLQGKVNGAVETCRGDDEWVMSKHFRNYFNFSHPLIAKNLDPDECAWAYGMNIFDLRAWRKTNIRETYHSWLRENLKSNLTMWKLGTLPPALIAFKGHVHPIDPSWHMLGLGYQNNTNVEHVKKAAVIHYNGQSKPWLQIGFEHLRPFWTKYVNYSNDFVRNCHILES
- the LOC130974173 gene encoding probable galacturonosyltransferase 14 isoform X2; the encoded protein is MQLHFSPSMRSLTISSSNGFSALMKIKVAARHISYRTLFHTILILAFLLPFVFILTALVTLEDCLGRRLGPRLLGRVDDSGRLVRDFYKILNEVKTEEIPPDLNLPDSFDQLVADMKNNQYDANTFAFMLRGMMEKFEREIRESKFAELMNKHFAASSIPKGIHCLSLRLTDEYSSNAHARKQLPPPELLPLLSDNSYHHFILSTDNILAASVVVTSTVQSSLNPEKIVFHVITDKKTYAGMHSWFALNPANPAIVEVKGVHQFEWLTRENIPVLEAVENQNGIRNYYHGNHVAGANLSDTNPRKFASKLQARSPKYISLLNHLRIYLPELFPNLDKVVFLDDDVVIQRDLSPLWEIDLQGKVNGAVETCRGDDEWVMSKHFRNYFNFSHPLIAKNLDPDECAWAYGMNIFDLRAWRKTNIRETYHSWLRENLKSNLTMWKLGTLPPALIAFKGHVHPIDPSWHMLGLGYQNNTNVEHVKKAAVIHYNGQSKPWLQIGFEHLRPFWTKYVNYSNDFVRNCHILES